CCGAACCTTCCCGGACATCCCCGCCGAGAGCTAATATCAGGGCTTCAATGTCGGCAAATACAATACCTCCTCGTGTGGGAACCGCAAAGATTGCTTCAAGAATGCGCCGGTGTTTTGCCTTCATATATAATGATAGCACAATCAGATATCTCCTGCAAGCAATACCTGATAGCACAAGCCCCAAGTGACCCGATAAGACT
This genomic interval from Pseudomonadota bacterium contains the following:
- a CDS encoding type II toxin-antitoxin system HicA family toxin; amino-acid sequence: MKAKHRRILEAIFAVPTRGGIVFADIEALILALGGDVREGS